One window from the genome of Saccharomyces mikatae IFO 1815 strain IFO1815 genome assembly, chromosome: 2 encodes:
- the APN2 gene encoding DNA-(apurinic or apyrimidinic site) lyase APN2 (similar to Saccharomyces cerevisiae APN2 (YBL019W); ancestral locus Anc_8.165) — translation MLPIENLSQNGKDENTIRFLTFNVNGIRTFFHYQPFSQMNQSLKSVFDFFEADIVTFQELKTEKLSISKWGKVDGFYSFISIPKTRKGYSGVGCWLRIPDRKHPLYHALQVVKAEEGITGYLTVKNGKQSEISYRNDANQGIGGYDSLDSDLDEKCALELDSEGRCVMVELACGIVIISVYCPANSNTSEEGELFRIRFLKVLLRRVRNLNKIGKKVVLMGDINVCRDLIDSAEALETFSIPITDPMGGTKIESQCRDKAIQFIINPETPHRRIFNQILADSLLPDADKRGLLIDTTRLIQTRNRLRMYTVWNVLKNLRPSNYGSRIDFILVSSKLEGCVKTGDILPEVSGSDHCPVYSDLDLRDQGTESSTTQVTIPKFEARYKYNLRNHDVLEMFAKRKPNKESNKDGYRIAKDVDTKRSGTKNKSLDSFFQKKDRIQIATAKKLLGIPKQAQEKSSRPKLTFKDVFGKPPLCKHGEESMLKTSKTSVNPGKKFWICKRSRGDSNNTESSCGFFQWA, via the coding sequence ATGTTACCGATTGAAAACTTATCACAGAACGGcaaagatgaaaatacGATAAGATTTTTAACTTTCAATGTCAATGGTATAAggactttttttcattatcagcCTTTTTCTCAAATGAATCAATCGCTAAAATctgtttttgatttttttgaagcagATATAGTGACATTCCAAGAgttgaaaacagaaaaattgtCCATCTCCAAGTGGGGGAAAGTTGATGGcttctattcttttatttccaTCCCTAAAACAAGGAAGGGATATTCTGGTGTTGGTTGTTGGCTCAGAATTCCTGACAGGAAACATCCACTGTATCATGCATTGCAAGTTGTCAAGGCAGAAGAAGGTATAACAGGTTACCTAACAGTAAAAAACGGTAAACAATCGGAAATTTCCTATAGGAATGACGCAAACCAGGGGATTGGTGGTTATGATTCTTTAGATTCCGATTTAGATGAGAAATGTGCACTGGAGCTAGATTCAGAAGGGAGGTGCGTTATGGTTGAATTAGCATGTGGAATAGTCATAATCAGTGTATATTGTCCCGCAAATTCAAACACATCTGAGGAGGGCGAGTTATTTAGGATAAGGTTCTTGAAAGTTTTACTAAGAAGGGTTCGGAATTTGAACAAAATTGGGAAGAAGGTAGTACTAATGGGCGACATAAATGTTTGTCGGGATCTTATAGACAGTGCTGAGGCACTAGAGACATTTTCAATACCAATAACGGACCCAATGGGTGGGACAAAGATAGAATCACAGTGTAGGGATAAGGCTATTCAATTCATCATTAATCCGGAGACACCCCACCGGAGAATATTCAATCAAATACTGGCAGACTCACTTTTACCAGATGCAGATAAAAGAGGGTTGCTGATAGATACAACAAGGTTAAttcaaacaagaaatagaCTCAGAATGTACACAGTGTGGAATGTTCTTAAGAATTTAAGGCCTTCAAATTATGGCTCAAGGATagattttattttggtATCCTCGAAACTTGAAGGATGCGTAAAAACAGGTGACATTCTCCCAGAAGTGTCAGGTTCCGATCATTGTCCTGTATATTCTGATTTAGATTTACGGGATCAAGGAACTGAATCTAGCACGACACAAGTTACCATACCGAAATTTGAAGCAAGGTACAAGTACAATTTAAGAAACCATGATGTTTTAGAGATGTTTGCCAAAAGGAAACCCAATAAAGAATCAAATAAGGACGGATATCGCATAGCGAAGGATGTTGACACGAAAAGAAGCGGCACTAAAAATAAATCTCTcgattcattttttcaaaagaaagatagGATACAAATTGCCACCGCCAAAAAGTTGTTGGGCATTCCAAAACAAGCCCAAGAGAAAAGTTCAAGGCCAAAGTTGACTTTTAAGGATGTCTTCGGAAAACCTCCCTTATGTAAACATGGGGAGGAATCTATGCTGAAAACATCTAAGACTTCGGTCAACCCAGGTAAAAAGTTTTGGATCTGCAAGCGATCTCGAGGTGATTCGAACAATACAGAATCGTCCTGTGGGTTTTTCCAATGGGCGTAA
- the POP8 gene encoding ribonuclease P (similar to Saccharomyces cerevisiae POP8 (YBL018C); ancestral locus Anc_8.164) codes for MGGKTFKEWQYFKLSITSFDEDIDNVHVIDQMTWRQWLNNALKRSYGIFGEGVEYSFLHVEDKLAYIRVNHADKDTFSSSISTYISTDELVGSPLTVTILQECSSLNLLDITDHDRIWLKRAVSEEEEEYCKCT; via the exons ATGGGGggaaaaactttcaaagaatGGCAGTATTTCAAGTTATCAAT CACCTCGTTCGATGAGGATATAGACAATGTCCATGTTATTGATCAGATGACATGGAGGCAATGGTTGAATAACGCATTGAAACGTAGTTATGGTATTTTTGGTGAAGGCGTTGAATATTCATTTCTCCATGTTGAGGATAAGCTGGCATACATAAGAGTAAACCATGCGGATAAAGatacattttcttcatcgatCAGTACATACATATCTACTGATGAACTTGTTGGATCACCTTTAACAGTGACAATTCTACAGGAATGTTCCAGTTTAAACCTTTTGGATATCACTGACCATGACCGTATATGGCTGAAGAGGGCAGTGAGcgaggaagaagaagaatactGTAAATGTACATAA
- the PEP1 gene encoding type I sorting receptor (similar to Saccharomyces cerevisiae PEP1 (YBL017C); ancestral locus Anc_8.163), which yields MIFLHLVYSLWVLLLIPLINAVEFTPKVTKTLSENSFNILSFDDSNTLIRTQGNSMTISFNDGETWEKIKELEDRVGWAMIDQFNRHDRAIVAAEKGEIVYITEDQGKSWRPVTITDSKEDDSSTHCYMSTHPTKKEYFLAYCSYCKSEEVAVEDVTIMDRSLLTFNSSVCMDRVFASNDGGKSFSEIKSPLQKNEDSPISISECSFVKESKDSDFGGNEASIICLFENIKSFRGMFDTTSAESKLVLTTDWGKSFKEFDHFKDKVVRRYQLLKSHIVVLTQGDKYNEMSSMDVWISNDMSTFEKAYMPTQLRHSVQGQIYEDSMGRVILPIARERNNEEDDQTSVSEILISDSQGLKFSPIPWTKDEVFGYISLDQSSFLKGTMIASLFPVSRRRNRKGKKKVVKSKGITKISADGGLTWSNLRIVDSSNADLFDCDITDPEECSLQLMFYPLMDSTPAAGIVMTLGTVGDGSVFDWGDVRTYISRDGGLTWKVALDFPCLYAIGDYGNVIIAIPHNPDEDDDPQSEFYYSLDQGKTWIEYQLETIIYPAELINTTPDGSGVKFILNGYALSYMDGDTNFIYAIDFSKAFDGKTCEEKDLEDWSLAEGKCVNGAKYKYRRRKQDAQCLMNKVFEDLQLYETVCDSCSASDYECAFEFVRDESGKCVPDYNLIVLSEVCDKTKKKNVPIKPLQLIKGDKCKTPMKIDSVDISCEGIPKKGTNEKEIVVTENKFDSKIEFYQYFDTVTDESLLMVDSKGDAYISHDGGQTIKRFDTSGETIVEVVFNPYFNSSAYLFGSKGSIFSTHDRGYSFMTAKLPEARQLGMPLDFNAKAQDTFIYYGGKNCKSVLSPECHAVAYLTKDGGETFTEMLDNAIHCEFAGSLFKYPSNEDMVMCQVKEKSSHVRTLVSSTDFFHTDKKTVFENIIGYLSTGGYIIIAVPHEDNELRAYVTIDGAEYSEAKFPYDEKVTKQEAFTILESEEGSIFLHLATNLEPGRDFGNLLKSNSNGTSFVTLEHAVNRNMFGFVDFEKIQGLEGIILTNIVSNSDEVTKNKEEKQLKTKITFNEGSDWNFLKPPQKDSEGKKFPCNPKSLDKCSLHLHGYTERKDIRDTYSSGSALGMMFGVGNVGANLLPYEECSTFFTADGGETWAEIKKTPYQWEYGDHGGILVLVPESAETDSISYSTDFGRTWKDYKFCDDKVVVKDITTVPRDSALRFLLFGESTDIAGSSFRTYTIDFKNIFERQCDFDIIEKKGLDFKYSPLGSQTGCLFGHRTEFLRKTDEKCFIGNIPLSEFSKNIKNCSCTRQDFECDYNFYKANDGTCKLVKGLSPANAADICKKEPDLIEYFESSGYRKIPLSTCEGGLKLDAPLSPHPCPGKEKEFKEKYSVSAGPFAFIFISILLIIFFVAWFVYDRGIRRNGGFSRFGEIRLDDNGLIENNSADRVVNNIVKSGFYVFSNIGSLFQHTKANIAHVFSKIRGRFSNRTAPSYSSLIHDQFLDEADDLLAGHDEDANDLSSFMDQGSNFEIEEEDASTFEQEHTSYTDEPATSGIPDALSALNEENAHGTDSATPRSDHE from the coding sequence ATgatatttcttcatttagTGTACTCACTTTGGGTCCTTCTGCTTATTCCCTTAATCAATGCTGTGGAATTCACTCCCAAAGTTACTAAGACTTTATCTGAAAATTCATTTAACATATTGAGCTTTGATGATTCAAACACCTTAATTAGAACACAAGGTAATTCCATGACAATAAGTTTTAACGATGGAGAAACAtgggaaaaaataaaagagctCGAAGATAGAGTGGGTTGGGCAATGATCGACCAATTTAATAGACATGACAGGGCCATTGTAGCAGCAGAGAAAGGAGAAATAGTTTACATCACCGAAGACCAGGGTAAGTCGTGGAGGCCTGTAACTATAACtgattcaaaagaagatgattcATCTACTCACTGCTATATGTCAACTCATCCTACTAAGAAAGAGTATTTCCTCGCATATTGTAGCTATTGTAAAAGTGAGGAGGTTGCCGTTGAAGATGTAACAATCATGGATCGTTCACTTCTCACATTCAATTCTTCAGTTTGTATGGACAGAGTTTTTGCAAGCAACGATGGTGGAAAATCCTTTTCTGAAATCAAGTCACCTCTGCAAAAGAACGAAGATAGCCCCATCAGCATCTCTGAATGTAGTTTTGTCAAGGAAAGCAAAGATTCTGACTTTGGCGGTAATGAAGCCTCGATAATCTGTCTTTTCGAGAATATTAAGAGCTTTAGAGGTATGTTTGACACCACTTCTGCGGAAAGTAAACTGGTTCTAACTACCGACTGGGGTAAAtcattcaaagaatttgatCATTTTAAAGATAAAGTTGTTAGGAGATACCAATTATTGAAATCACACATTGTTGTCTTAACCCAGGGCGACAAATACAATGAGATGTCTTCTATGGATGTCTGGATTTCCAATGATATGTCAACTTTCGAAAAGGCATACATGCCTACACAGTTGAGACATTCTGTTCAAGGACAAATTTATGAAGACTCCATGGGAAGAGTTATTTTACCAATTGctagagaaagaaataatgaagaagacgatCAAACCAGCGTTTCTGAAATTTTAATCTCCGATTCTCAAGGACTAAAATTCTCTCCAATTCCATGGACTAAAGATGAAGTTTTCGGTTATATTAGTCTTGATCAATCCTCTTTCTTAAAGGGAACAATGATTGCTTCGCTTTTCCCTGTTTCTAGGCGCCGTAACCGtaaagggaaaaaaaaggtagtGAAAAGTAAGGGAATAACCAAAATATCTGCAGATGGTGGTCTCACATGGTCAAATTTGAGAATAGTTGACTCAAGTAATGCCGACTTATTCGATTGCGATATTACAGATCCTGAGGAATGCTCGCTCCAATTAATGTTTTACCCACTGATGGATTCCACTCCAGCTGCCGGGATTGTAATGACATTGGGTACTGTTGGTGATGGGAGTGTATTCGACTGGGGAGATGTAAGAACCTATATCTCTAGGGATGGGGGTTTAACATGGAAAGTTGCCTTAGATTTTCCTTGTTTGTACGCTATTGGTGATTACGGAAATGTTATCATTGCTATACCACATAATCCagatgaagacgatgaCCCTCAATCAGAATTTTACTATTCTTTAGATCAGGGTAAAACTTGGATCGAATATCAATTAGAAACCATTATTTATCCAGCAGAATTGATCAACACAACGCCAGATGGATCCGGTGTTAAATTTATCCTAAATGGGTATGCTCTATCGTACATGGATGGTGATACTAATTTTATTTATGCAATcgatttttcaaaggcaTTTGATGGCAAGACATGTGAAGAGAAAGACTTAGAAGATTGGAGTTTAGCGGAAGGAAAATGCGTCAACGGCGCTAAATACAAgtatagaagaagaaaacaggaCGCTCAATGTTTAATGAACAAAGTATTTGAGGACCTTCAATTGTATGAGACTGTTTGTGACAGCTGTTCCGCGAGCGATTATGAGTGTGCGTTTGAATTTGTTAGAGATGAAAGCGGAAAATGCGTACCAGACTATAACCTAATCGTTCTTTCTGAAGTGTGTGATaagacaaagaagaaaaatgtccCTATAAAACCATTGCAATTAATTAAAGGTGATAAATGTAAAACACCAATGAAAATTGACTCCGTAGACATCTCGTGTGAAGGAATTCCGAAAAAGGGTAcgaatgaaaaagaaatagtgGTTACAGAAAACAAATTTGATTCCAAAATTGAATTCTATCAATACTTTGATACAGTTACCGATGAATCATTACTCATGGTAGATTCAAAAGGAGATGCCTATATATCTCATGATGGTGgacaaacaataaaaaggTTTGACACCAGCGGTGAAACAATTGTCGAAGTTGTGTTCAACCCCTACTTTAATTCTTCGGCTTACCTATTTGGTTCTAAAGGTAGTATTTTCTCTACCCACGATAGAGGATACTCTTTTATGACCGCTAAATTGCCTGAAGCCAGGCAGTTAGGTATGCCATTAGATTTTAATGCCAAAGCACAGGATACGTTTATTTATTATGGTGGTAAGAATTGTAAATCAGTCTTAAGTCCAGAATGTCATGCAGTAGCATATCTCACTAAAGATGGAGGAGAAACGTTTACAGAAATGCTTGATAATGCAATTCACTGTGAGTTCGCAGGTTCGCTTTTCAAATATCCGTCAAATGAAGATATGGTTATGTGCCAGGTAAAGGAGAAATCCTCGCATGTAAGAACtttagtttcttcaactGATTTTTTCCACACTGATAAAAAAACcgtttttgaaaacattaTTGGCTACTTGTCCACTGGTGGCTATATCATTATTGCTGTACCTcatgaagataatgaattgAGGGCATATGTAACTATTGATGGTGCCGAATATTCCGAGGCCAAATTCCCGTATGACGAAAAAGTTACGAAGCAAGAGGCATTCACTATTTTAGAATCCGAGGAAGGATCGATTTTCTTGCACTTGGCAACGAACTTAGAACCAGGGCGTGATTTTGgcaatcttttgaaatccAACTCGAATGGCACTTCTTTTGTCACCCTGGAACACGCTGTTAATAGAAACATGTTCGGCTTTGTAGACTTCGAAAAAATTCAGGGTCTTGAAGGCATCATCCTCACCAACATTGTGTCAAATAGTGACGAGGTTACcaagaataaagaagaaaaacaattgaagacgaagatCACCTTCAATGAGGGCTCGGATTGGAACTTTTTAAAACCTCCACAAAAGGACTCTgaaggaaagaaatttcCTTGCAACCCCAAATCATTAGACAAGTGTTCGCTGCATTTGCATGGCTACACTGAACGTAAGGATATTAGGGATACATATTCCTCCGGTTCCGCATTAGGAATGATGTTTGGTGTTGGAAACGTTGGAGCTAACCTTTTACCGTATGAAGAATGTTCTACTTTCTTCACCGCTGATGGAGGTGAGACCTGGGCTGAAATTAAGAAAACTCCCTACCAATGGGAATATGGTGACCATGGGGGGATCTTAGTTTTAGTTCCCGAAAGTGCAGAAACTGATTCTATTTCCTATTCTACTGATTTTGGCAGGACATGGAAAGATTATAAGTTCTGTGACGATAAGGTTGTAGTGAAAGATATAACTACCGTTCCTCGGGATTCTGCTTTGAGATTTTTGCTCTTTGGGGAATCAACAGATATAGCAGGCAGTTCATTTAGAACTTACACTATCgattttaaaaatatcttcGAGAGACAATGTGACTTCGATATCATCGAGAAGAAAGGTTTAGATTTCAAATACTCTCCTTTAGGCTCTCAAACTGGCTGCCTGTTTGGGCATCGAACTGAGTTTTTACGCAAAACCGATGAAAAGTGCTTCATCGGTAATATACCACTTTCTGAATTCTCaaaaaacatcaaaaactGTTCATGTACAAGGCAGGATTTTGAGTGTGATTATAACTTCTATAAAGCTAATGATGGTACTTGTAAATTGGTCAAGGGCTTGAGCCCAGCAAACGCAGCAGACATTTGCAAAAAGGAGCCAGATTTAATAGAGTATTTCGAATCTTCCGGTTACAGAAAGATTCCTCTATCGACCTGTGAGGGTGGCTTAAAATTGGATGCGCCTTTATCACCACACCCTTGCCctggaaaagagaaagaatttaaagaaaaatactctGTAAGCGCTGGTCCCTTTgcatttattttcatatCAATTCttctcattattttctttgtcgCATGGTTTGTATATGATAGAGGTATCAGAAGAAATGGTGGGTTTTCAAGATTTGGAGAAATTAGGCTAGATGATAACGGACTGATAGAAAACAATAGCGCTGACAGAGTCGTCAATAATATTGTAAAATCAGGATTCTAcgtcttttcaaatattggGTCTCTTTTCCAACATACAAAAGCGAATATAGCACAtgttttttccaaaattagGGGAAGATTTAGCAACAGAACAGCCCCAAGCTATTCATCGCTAATACATGATCAATTTTTGGATGAAGCAGACGACTTGCTTGCTGGTCACGATGAAGATGCAAACGACTTATCTAGTTTCATGGATCAAGGCagtaattttgaaattgaagaagaagatgccTCAACATTTGAACAAGAACACACATCATATACGGACGAGCCCGCCACTAGCGGCATTCCCGACGCTTTATCAGCActtaatgaagaaaacgCTCACGGAACTGATTCAGCAACTCCACGTAGCGATCATGAGTAG
- the FUS3 gene encoding mitogen-activated serine/threonine-protein kinase FUS3 (similar to Saccharomyces cerevisiae FUS3 (YBL016W); ancestral locus Anc_8.162), with protein sequence MPKRIVYNISSDFQLKSLLGEGAYGVVCSATHKPTGEIVAIKKIEPFDKPLFALRTLREIKILKHFKHENIITIFNIQRPDSFENFNEVYIIQELMQTDLHRVISTQVLSDDHIQYFIYQTLRAVKVLHGSNVIHRDLKPSNLLINSNCDLKVCDFGLARIIDETGADHSEATGQQNGMTEYVATRWYRAPEVMLTSAKYSRAMDVWSCGCILAELFLRRPIFPGRDYRHQLLLIFGIIGTPQSDDDLRCIESPRAREYIKSLPMYPAAPLEKMFSRVNPQGIDLLQRMLVFDPAKRITAKEALEHPYLQTYHDPNDEPEGEPIPPSFFEFDHYKEALTTKDLKKLIWNEIFS encoded by the coding sequence atgccgAAGAGGATTGTATACAATATATCAAGCGACTTCCAATTGAAGTCGCTACTGGGAGAAGGTGCATACGGTGTGGTATGTTCTGCAACGCACAAGCCCACGGGAGAAATCGTGGCAATTAAGAAGATCGAGCCATTTGACAAGCCGCTCTTCGCATTACGTACGCTGCGTGAAATCAAAATCCTGAAGCATTTCAAGCACGAAAACATCATAactattttcaatattcaGCGTCCTGACTCGTTCGAGAACTTCAATGAGGTTTATATTATCCAAGAGCTGATGCAGACAGATCTTCACCGCGTGATTTCTACCCAGGTTCTCAGTGACGATCATATACagtattttatataccaAACCTTAAGAGCAGTTAAAGTACTGCATGGCTCAAACGTCATACATCGCGATTTGAAGCCCTCTAACCTTTTGATAAACTCCAACTGTGATCTGAAAGTGTGTGATTTTGGTTTGGCCAGGATCATCGACGAGACAGGCGCGGACCATTCGGAGGCTACAGGTCAGCAGAACGGTATGACGGAGTATGTCGCCACACGTTGGTACAGGGCTCCCGAGGTGATGCTGACCTCTGCTAAGTACTCCAGAGCCATGGACGTGTGGTCCTGCGGATGCATTCTCGCAGAACTTTTTTTGAGACGGCCCATCTTTCCCGGCAGAGACTATCGTCATCAATTACTGCTGATATTCGGTATCATCGGAACCCCCCAGTCAGATGATGATTTACGGTGTATAGAGTCACCCCGAGCTAGAGAATACATAAAGTCGTTACCTATGTATCCGGCGGCACCACTTGAGAAAATGTTCTCACGGGTCAACCCGCAGGGAATAGATCTTTTACAGCGGATGCTGGTCTTTGACCCTGCGAAGAGAATTACTGCAAAGGAGGCGCTAGAGCATCCGTATTTGCAAACATACCACGATCCGAATGACGAACCTGAAGGCGAACCTATTCCACCCAGTTTTTTCGAATTCGATCATTACAAGGAAGCGCTAACAACGAAAGACCTCAAGAAACTTATTTGGAACGAGATATTTAGTTAG
- the ACH1 gene encoding acetyl-CoA hydrolase (similar to Saccharomyces cerevisiae ACH1 (YBL015W); ancestral locus Anc_8.161) has product MTISNLLKQRVRYAPYLKKVKEAHELIPLFKNGQYLGWSGFTGVGTPKAVPEALIDHVEKNNLQGKLRFNLFVGASAGPEENRWAEHDMIIKRAPHQVGKPISKAINQGRIEFFDKHLSMFPQDLTYGFYTRERTDNKILDYTIIEATAIKEDGSIVPGPSVGGSPEFITVSDKVIIEVNTATPSFEGIHDIDMPVNPPFRKPYPYLKVDDKCGVDSIPVDPEKVVAIVESTMRDQVPPNTPSDDMSRAIAGHLVEFFRNEVRHGRLPENLLPLQSGIGNIANAVIEGLAGAQFKHLTVWTEVLQDSFLDLFENGSLDYATATSVRLTEKGFDRAFANWENFKHRLCLRSQVVSNNPEMIRRLGVIAMNTPVEVDIYAHANSTNVNGSRMLNGLGGSADFLRNAKLSIMHAPSARPTKVDPTGISTIVPMASHVDQTEHDLDILVTDQGLADLRGLSPKERAREIISKCAHPDYQALLTDYLDRSEHYAKKHNCLHEPHMLKNAFKFHTNLAEKGTMKVDSWEPVD; this is encoded by the coding sequence ATGACAATTTCTAATTTGTTAAAACAGAGAGTTCGGTACGCTCCTTACCTAAAGAAAGTTAAGGAAGCTCACGAGCTTATTCCATTGTTCAAGAATGGGCAATATCTTGGATGGTCCGGTTTTACAGGGGTGGGTACTCCCAAGGCAGTGCCAGAAGCGCTGATAGATCACGTGGAGAAGAACAATTTGCAAGGGAAGTTGAGGTTCAACCTTTTCGTCGGAGCTTCTGCTGGTCCAGAGGAAAACCGTTGGGCTGAACATGACATGATTATTAAAAGAGCACCTCATCAAGTGGGGAAACCCATCTCGAAGGCAATTAACCAGGGTAGAATTGAGTTCTTCGATAAGCATCTTTCGATGTTCCCTCAGGATCTGACCTACGGATTCTATACTAGGGAAAGAACAGATAATAAGATTCTTGATTACACTATAATCGAGGCGACTGCCATTAAAGAGGACGGGTCTATTGTCCCGGGCCCCTCTGTTGGTGGTTCTCCGGAATTTATTACGGTCAGTGATAAAGTGATTATTGAAGTTAACACAGCCACACCTTCATTCGAGGGTATCCACGATATAGACATGCCCGTGAACCCACCTTTCAGGAAACCTTACCCATATTTGAAGGTCGACGATAAGTGTGGCGTAGACTCCATCCCAGTTGACCCGGAGAAAGTTGTTGCGATTGTAGAGTCCACCATGAGGGACCAAGTGCCACCAAACACCCCCTCAGACGATATGTCTAGGGCTATTGCCGGTCATTTGGTCGAGTTTTTTAGAAATGAGGTCAGACACGGTAGGCTACCTGAAAACTTGCTGCCTTTACAAAGTGGTATTGGTAACATTGCTAACGCCGTTATTGAAGGGCTTGCTGGTGCCCAATTCAAGCATCTAACTGTATGGACCGAGGTGTTACAGGACTCATTCTTGGATCTTTTCGAAAATGGATCTTTGGACTACGCCACTGCAACCTCCGTGAGGTTGACTGAAAAAGGTTTCGATAGAGCTTTTGCAAACTGggaaaatttcaaacaCAGATTATGTTTAAGATCTCAGGTTGTCTCGAATAACCCGGAAATGATCCGTAGATTAGGTGTCATTGCCATGAATACCCCAGTGGAAGTTGACATCTACGCTCATGCCAATTCCACAAACGTCAATGGCTCCCGTATGTTGAATGGGTTGGGTGGATCAGCAGACTTCTTGAGAAATGCAAAATTATCGATCATGCACGCCCCATCTGCAAGACCCACTAAGGTAGACCCGACTGGTATTTCCACCATCGTGCCTATGGCATCTCATGTAGACCAAACTGAACATGATCTGGACATCTTAGTCACCGATCAAGGTTTGGCGGATCTAAGAGGTCTATCACCTAAGGAAAGAGCTCGTGAAATTATCAGCAAATGTGCTCATCCCGACTACCAAGCCTTGTTGACTGACTACTTGGACAGATCAGAACATTATGCTAAGAAGCACAACTGTTTGCATGAACCACACATGCTAAAGAATGCCTTCAAGTTCCACACTAATTTGGCTGAAAAGGGTACAATGAAGGTTGACAGTTGGGAACCAGTTGACTAG